In Capsicum annuum cultivar UCD-10X-F1 unplaced genomic scaffold, UCD10Xv1.1 ctg72882, whole genome shotgun sequence, the following proteins share a genomic window:
- the LOC124894300 gene encoding LOW QUALITY PROTEIN: serine/threonine-protein kinase-like protein CCR4 (The sequence of the model RefSeq protein was modified relative to this genomic sequence to represent the inferred CDS: inserted 1 base in 1 codon) has translation MAILSPKTHLFFSLVFISLCFPPISSLSTLAISRTSNHTLVCALISSSSSPQESSLNCTSFPQEIQIPLNPSVRFSGMVGGNGFLCGLTSSDPTVMVCWRFSNNGTDLTYKRIYLGPLLTNLDSGNSQICGIVNRTNRLQCWQWHEFSSSNRSLITSNLAVGQDFVCGLLRLGQIQCLGSFRDVVDAVPSGNYSEIAAGSQHACAISRNGSLACWGKMVGEKPIDRFKSLALGDTRSCALRINGTVVCWGENGFTLPSSLSDTSFETLEAKQDIFCGIVTSNFSLFCWGNDIFNSNPAVFNGVEVVPGPCTTSCPCSRLPNYDRFCGQEPMICQHCVPEYGENPPIVNGSGPSPPPLFPQPTPSQWTGSSDPWNSRNVAFLVVGCVGSFMXLSVLVILFLKYCKIRGCRKHDSGRLDEAWTPPQQGSQTSQVQDQVGPQLPVLEKRLNQLISMGNGGHLQEFSLQVLLQLTNNFSEEHKIGTGSFGSVYHATLEDGREVAIKRAEASASSSYAGGSKYRQEDKDSAFLNELEFLSRLNHKNLVRLLGYCEDNNERVLVFEYRNNGTLHDHLHRLENSPLTSWTARIKVALNATRGVEYLHEYAVPTVIHRDIKSSNILLDTNGNAKVSDFGLSLLGPQDDETHLSLRATGTVGYMDPEYYRLQQLTTKSDVYSLGVTMLELLSGYKAIHKNENGVPRNVVDFVVPYIVQDEIHRVLDRRVPPPTPFEIEAVSHVGYLAADCTTLEGRDRPTMTEIVNNLERAFQACLATPNFSRSNTDSST, from the exons ATGGCCATTCTTTCTCCAAAAACTCACCTgttcttttctttagttttcatttCCCTTTGTTTTCCACCCATTTCTTCACTTTCCACTCTTGCTATTTCCAGAACTTCTAATCACACATTGGTTTGTGCATTGATTTCCTCTTCCTCATCTCCTCAAGAATCGTCCCTCAATTGTACTAGCTTTCCTCAAGAAATTCAAATCCCTTTGAATCCTTCTGTTCGTTTCAGTGGGATGGTGGGTGGAAATGGTTTCCTTTGCGGGTTAACCTCATCTGACCCTACAGTCATGGTGTGTTGGAGGTTCTCAAACAATGGCACCGACTTGACTTACAAAAGGATTTATCTTGGTCCATTACTCACGAATCTTGATTCTGGGAATTCCCAAATTTGTGGAATTGTCAATAGAACCAATAGGCTTCAGTGTTGGCAGTGGCATGAATTCAGTTCATCAAACAGAAGCTTGATCACTTCAAATCTTGCTGTCGGACAAGATTTTGTTTGTGGGTTGTTGCGACTTGGTCAAATCCAATGCCTGGGAAGCTTCAGGGATGTCGTTGACGCTGTTCCGTCAGGGAATTACAGTGAAATTGCGGCTGGTTCTCAACATGCTTGTGCCATTTCCAGGAATGGTAGCTTGGCTTGCTGGGGAAAAATGGTAGGTGAAAAGCCTATTGACCGATTCAAATCTCTTGCTTTAGGTGATACCAGGAGTTGTGCTTTGAGGATTAATGGGACAGTGGTTTGCTGGGGAGAAAATGGTTTTACTCTCCCTTCATCTTTGAGTGACACATCTTTTGAAACGTTAGAAGCCAAACAGGACATTTTCTGTGGCATTGTGACCTCTAATTTTTCCTTGTTCTGTTGGGGGAATGATATTTTCAATTCAAATCCAGCAGTGTTTAATGGTGTAGAAGTAGTTCCGGGACCATGTACCACTTCATGTCCTTGTTCACGTTTACCGAACTATGATAGGTTTTGTGGTCAAGAACCAATGATATGTCAACATTGTGTTCCAGAATACGGTGAGAATCCACCAATTGTTAACGGGTCAGGTCCTTCACCTCCACCATTATTCCCGCAGCCAACGCCATCTCAGTGGACTGGAAGCAGTGATCCATGGAATAGTAGAAATGTGGCATTTCTAGTGGTAGGTTGTGTTGGGTCCTTCA ATTTGAGTGTCCTTGTTATCTTGTTTCTCAAGTATTGCAAGATTAGAGGATGCAGAAAACACGACTCTGGCCGACTTGATGAGGCCTGGACACCTCCCCAGCAAGGCAGCCAGacatctcaagttcaagatcaagtgGGTCCTCAGCTACCAGTCTTGGAAAAAAGACTTAATCAATTGATTAGCATGGGAAATGGGGGTCACTTACAAGAATTTTCCTTGCAAGTGTTACTTCAATTGACGAATAACTTCTCTGAGGAGCACAAAATTGGGACTGGAAGTTTTGGTTCTGTTTATCATGCTACGTTGGAAGATGGCCGCGAAGTAGCCATAAAAAGGGCAGAAGCTTCAGCCTCATCTTCCTATGCTGGTGGTTCAAAGTATAGACAAGAGGACAAGGACAGTGCATTCCTCAACGAGCTAGAGTTCTTGTCACGCCTCAATCACAAGAACCTTGTTAGGCTATTAGGTTATTGTGAAGACAACAATGAACGTGTCTTAGTTTTTGAGTACAGGAACAATGGCACTCTCCATGACCACCTCCACAGGCTTGAGAACTCACCATTAACATCATGGACTGCTAGGATCAAGGTGGCATTGAACGCGACCCGTGGCGTCGAGTACCTCCACGAGTACGCCGTCCCAACAGTCATCCACCGAGACATCAAGTCTTCCAACATATTGCTCGACACCAATGGTAATGCCAAGGTGTCCGACTTCGGTCTGTCCCTATTGGGGCCACAAGACGATGAAACACACCTTTCTTTGCGGGCGACAGGCACGGTGGGTTACATGGACCCCGAGTACTACAGATTGCAACAATTGACAACAAAAAGTGATGTGTACAGTTTGGGAGTAACGATGCTAGAGTTGTTGTCAGGGTACAAGGCAATTCACAAGAATGAGAATGGTGTGCCAAggaatgtggttgattttgttgtgcCATACATAGTACAAGATGAGATTCATAGGGTGCTTGATCGTAGAGTTCCTCCACCAACACCATTTGAGATTGAGGCAGTGTCACATGTAGGTTATCTTGCAGCGGATTGTACCACGTTAGAAGGTAGAGATCGACCAACAATGACTGAAATTGTAAATAACCTAGAAAGAGCCTTTCAAGCTTGTTTG